ACATCTAAATTTCGAGAATACCCACCATTAACAGTATTTAAAATCTCAATCTCTTTCACAATATTTTCCAAAAAATTTTCTGCAACATTTTTTTTATCTTGCTCAACAAAATCACCTAAAAGAGAACCAGTAATATACATAACTCCTGCTATAATAGTTAAAACAAACATTAAAATTAACATGAATTCTACTGCTTGTTGTCCTCTCTTTGATTTAAACATATAAAAATACACTAAAAATCATTTAAATACTTTTCTTATCACTTATTTTAATTTCATTAAAATAATCGCCTAGAAATTTCTAATCTATTTGATAATTTGTAACCAATTGGTGCAAAATATAAATGAAAAAAAGTAAGACTTCTCCTTTTTGTGAAACCAGCAATAATTCTAATCCATTCTCAACAAGAATAGTTAAATCAATATAGAAAAAAAAGATTTAGAATCATTTCTTAAATAAGCATCTGTAAGAGGTTCCATTTTATTTCTTTAATCTTTTACAATTTCAATCAAGACTTTCACATCTTGACTCTCAATTGACCCATTACCAAATTCAACTACTCTTGCGCCAGTCACTGCCTTCAAATCAGCAATAGAATCTTCAATAAACTCTTTAAGTTTATCATCACATTCAATAACTAATCTAGAAAGTTCAGTCTTCATTGAAACTTGATTCTCAGACTTAAATTTCCTAACTGCTCCAACAATATCAACATATTTATCTCCAAGAAGAACAATTTCTTCATCATCAAAATTTTTATTATATTCGGGCCATGAAGTTCTATGAACACTCTCTATCTCTTCAAATTGTTTATAGAAATTTTGATAAACTTCTTCACTCATATAAACTAAAAACGGTGCAAGTCCCCTAAGCGCAGAATATAAAGAATAATACAAAGCTTTTTGAGCTTTCTTTACTTCAACAACACCAAAATTCTCAGGTTTCCATAATCTTTGTTTTACAATCTCAATATAATTATCAGCAATATCTCTCATAAAATAATCCGCAAATAAACTCTTAACTTTAGCATAATCATAATTATCAAATGCAACAATTGAATCTTTAATTACACTTTGAACTTTAGCAATAATCCATTTATCGATTGAATTTAAATCTTTAAACTTAAAATCTCTATCCTTAGCTTCAAAATTCTCAAAAAGCATTGAAGCAAATTTATTTGCATTGTACAATTTATTTGCAACTTTTACTCCGGTTTGAACTTCTTTCTCTTGAAATGGAATATCACTCCCTAATTTCGTTGAAGCTGCAGCAAATCTTAAACCATCATTTGAATGTTTAGAAACTACATCTTGAGGAACAATAGTATTTCCTTTCGACTTACTCATTTTCTTTCCTTTAGGGTCTAAAACAAAACCCGACACCATAACATTTTTAAACGGATTTTCATCATAAAGTAAATTAGTTTTTGCCATAGTATAAAACAACCAAAAATTAATAATATCATGCGCTTGAGGTCTCAAATCCATTGGAAATAATTTCTTTTTCATCTCTTCATTCTTCACTAATTCAATTGCTAAAAATGGAGATGAACCTGAAGTAAACCAAGTATCCATGATATCTGTCTCTCCTTCAAATTCCTCACTACCACAAGAACATTTATCTAAAGGCTTAGTTGAAGTAGGATCAACAGGCAATTGTAATTCTTTAGCATACTTAGTTTCACCACATTTACTACAATACCAAGCAGGAACAGGAATCCCAAAATGTCTCTGTCTTGAAAATCCCCAATTCCAATTTAATCCTTTAATCCAATTTTCAAGCCTGTGTTTCATAAATTCAGGATGCCAGTTAAACTTTTGAGCCATCTCAAAAAAATACTCTTTCTTATCTAAATAATTCACATACCATTGCTTTGTAACAATAAACTCTACTTCAACTCCTGACCTCTCACCAAGATTTACAACTTGTCTTATCTTCTCAGATTTAATTATCGAGCCTTCCTCAGTCATATCTTTAATTATTAATCTCCTAGCATCATTAGTAAGTTCACCCTCATATTTCAAACATTTACTATTAAGTCTACCATCTTTTGACAAAACTTCAATTGGGTCAAGCCTATGTCTAGCAAAGTATTCAATATCTTCTGCTCCACCATAAGAACAAAAATAAGCAATCCCTGTTCCAAAATCAGCTTTTACTGCAGCATCATGAGTCACTTCAATTTCCTTATTAGTTACTGGAATAATAACCTTATCACCAATAACATTTTTTCCTTTTAATTTTTCAACAACTTCATATTCAAAATCAGCAAACTTTTCTTCATATGTTGCTTTACTAGTAATCCAAAATTCTTCTCCTACTTTTAATTTCACATACTCGCCTTCATCTTCCACACTAAATCCTGCACAAGCAAATAAAAGCTCAGGTCTAGTTGTAGCATAAATCATAAAAGTATTTGTTGTTCCAACAACCTTAGCTTTAACATAATTCATCAAACTCTCCCTTTCATCATCTTCAAGTTCAGCTTGAGCAATAGGAGTTTGAAAAACTCTATCCCACATAACAGGTCCTTCAGTCCTAGTAATCAAACCCTTTTCAACAAGCTCTAAAAATGTATTTTGAGAAATTTTCCTGGAATGATCATTAATAGTAGAATAAGCCAAATCAAAATCACAACTAAGTCCTACATTCTTAAAATCTTCAATAAATTTTGGTCTTTCTTCATTCAAGTAATCAACTACAATCTTAATTGCCTCTGCTCTATCAACCTTTCTTAAATTGACCTTCTTCTCTTTTTGAACAAGCTTCTCTGTCGCAAGTCCATTATCATCAGTTCCAAATGGATAGAAGACTTCAAATCCTCTCATTCTCTTATATCTTGCAATAAAATCTGCCTGTGAGAAAGAAAATGCGTGCCCAATATGCATTTTTCCAGAAATAGTTGGTGGTGGAGTGTCAATTGAAAAGACGACTTTAGAGGAGTTTTCATCAAACTTGAATATATCATTTTCATCCCAGAATTTTCTAATCTGAACCTCTCTTTCTTTCGCATCGTATTTATTTTCAAATGTCATTTTTAATATTTTTAAATAAAATTAATACACAGCAACATAAGTTGTGACTGTATCATTTTTATTATCATATAATACACTCCTGATTGTATCATACTAAAAATAAAGACACTTAGTATATAAATATTTTGAAAAAAAAAATCTAAAATAAATAAAAGTAATGTTCATTTTTACCAGTTCAAACATATCTTTATAAAGTTAAAAAACCATAAATTAGAACCGAGGTGTATTCTAAATGTTAAAAAATTATTTTGAAGTAGACGAGAACCTTAATATGCAAGGGTTCCTAAAAGAAATTAAAGAAAAGAAGAACTCACATTACATCATTTTAAACACAAATCCTAAATCTTTCGTAGATGTGAGAACAATTGCATTAAAAGTAACAAATTTAAATGAAAAATTAAAAGGCCTCAAAAAAACCCTATCTGAGAGCAAAGGAAAAAACACAAACGAACACATAAATTTCTTAATAGAGAGTGGAGATAGAGTAATCAAAATTGGAGATTTATACTATAGTTTCATAGATGCTTTATTGGATATTTCAAATCAAGATTTAGACTTTCTAAACGAAAAAAATGAAAGCATTGAAAAAAGAGAGATTTACGCATTAAATAAAAATGATAAAGTCTCATCTGCAAGAAACCTATTCTTACAAAAAAGAGTTAATTTATTACCAGTAATTGAAGGATTAAAAATCTCAGGTGAATTAAGACCAATAGATTTATTGGTTACAGATTTATTCGAAGTTGACAATGAAAAAGGTAATTACTATAACAAAAAAAATCAAGAAAATATACTAAATTCCAATATTGAAAATTTAATTAACACAAGACCATTAACACTAAATAAAAATCAAAAAATAAGTGATGCTTTAAAACTTATGATAAGTAAAAAACTCCCATCAATTATAATAACTGATGAAGAAGGTCTACTTTACTCAATATTATCATATAAAGATATATTCAAATTATACCAAAAAACTAATGAACTTTCAAAATTCAAACTAGAATATGTAGGATCTCAATCCCTCTATGATGATGATTTTGATTTAATACAAGACTATGCTGAAAAAACTATGAAAAAAATTTCTAACATTAGTAAATATGACACTCTAAAACTCTCATTTAAAACAATTGGAGACAAAGACGCAGGTCATAAAACACGAATTCAAGTAAAAATGTTATTATCTGAAGGAAATAAAATAATCCAAGTTGAAAAAGAAATTTCAACAGGAACTTCAGATGAAGAATTCAATGATAAAATTAAAGGAAAATGGAATATTCCTCAAATGATTCAAGAAACACTAAATGCACTTGAGAAAAGAGTAAAAGAAGAAAAATCAAAAAATAATTAATTCTTATTTTTTTCAATAATCTTTATAAATACTATAGCACTTTTTTTCTATAAGATGTTCTATAAAGTAAAATTAAAAGATTACGTAGATTTAAGTCCAGACTTATTTGAAGGAGATTTAAATGAATCAGTTAAAGAGCAATTAACAAGAGATTACTCTGAAAAAACAACTGAAGAATTCGGACTAGTAATTAGTGTTATTAGTGTAGATGGAATCGGACAAGGATTCAAACTACCTGAAGACTCTTCTAGACACTATGTTGTAGAATTCACAATATTATCATACAAACCTGAGATTCATGAAGTAATTGAAGGAGAAGTATCCTCCGTTACAAATTTTGGAGTATTTATCAACATGGGAATAATTGATGGACTTGTTCATTTATCTCAAACAATGGTAGATCAAGTATCATTTAGTAAAGTTGGAAGCATACAAGGTTCTCAAACTGGTCAAACACTAAAAACTGGAGATATTGTGAA
Above is a genomic segment from Candidatus Woesearchaeota archaeon containing:
- a CDS encoding DNA-directed RNA polymerase; amino-acid sequence: MFYKVKLKDYVDLSPDLFEGDLNESVKEQLTRDYSEKTTEEFGLVISVISVDGIGQGFKLPEDSSRHYVVEFTILSYKPEIHEVIEGEVSSVTNFGVFINMGIIDGLVHLSQTMVDQVSFSKVGSIQGSQTGQTLKTGDIVKAAVVAVSFKDIRNVKVGLTMRQPGLGSIEWLKA
- a CDS encoding CBS domain-containing protein, translated to MLKNYFEVDENLNMQGFLKEIKEKKNSHYIILNTNPKSFVDVRTIALKVTNLNEKLKGLKKTLSESKGKNTNEHINFLIESGDRVIKIGDLYYSFIDALLDISNQDLDFLNEKNESIEKREIYALNKNDKVSSARNLFLQKRVNLLPVIEGLKISGELRPIDLLVTDLFEVDNEKGNYYNKKNQENILNSNIENLINTRPLTLNKNQKISDALKLMISKKLPSIIITDEEGLLYSILSYKDIFKLYQKTNELSKFKLEYVGSQSLYDDDFDLIQDYAEKTMKKISNISKYDTLKLSFKTIGDKDAGHKTRIQVKMLLSEGNKIIQVEKEISTGTSDEEFNDKIKGKWNIPQMIQETLNALEKRVKEEKSKNN
- a CDS encoding class I tRNA ligase family protein; protein product: MTFENKYDAKEREVQIRKFWDENDIFKFDENSSKVVFSIDTPPPTISGKMHIGHAFSFSQADFIARYKRMRGFEVFYPFGTDDNGLATEKLVQKEKKVNLRKVDRAEAIKIVVDYLNEERPKFIEDFKNVGLSCDFDLAYSTINDHSRKISQNTFLELVEKGLITRTEGPVMWDRVFQTPIAQAELEDDERESLMNYVKAKVVGTTNTFMIYATTRPELLFACAGFSVEDEGEYVKLKVGEEFWITSKATYEEKFADFEYEVVEKLKGKNVIGDKVIIPVTNKEIEVTHDAAVKADFGTGIAYFCSYGGAEDIEYFARHRLDPIEVLSKDGRLNSKCLKYEGELTNDARRLIIKDMTEEGSIIKSEKIRQVVNLGERSGVEVEFIVTKQWYVNYLDKKEYFFEMAQKFNWHPEFMKHRLENWIKGLNWNWGFSRQRHFGIPVPAWYCSKCGETKYAKELQLPVDPTSTKPLDKCSCGSEEFEGETDIMDTWFTSGSSPFLAIELVKNEEMKKKLFPMDLRPQAHDIINFWLFYTMAKTNLLYDENPFKNVMVSGFVLDPKGKKMSKSKGNTIVPQDVVSKHSNDGLRFAAASTKLGSDIPFQEKEVQTGVKVANKLYNANKFASMLFENFEAKDRDFKFKDLNSIDKWIIAKVQSVIKDSIVAFDNYDYAKVKSLFADYFMRDIADNYIEIVKQRLWKPENFGVVEVKKAQKALYYSLYSALRGLAPFLVYMSEEVYQNFYKQFEEIESVHRTSWPEYNKNFDDEEIVLLGDKYVDIVGAVRKFKSENQVSMKTELSRLVIECDDKLKEFIEDSIADLKAVTGARVVEFGNGSIESQDVKVLIEIVKD